A section of the Spirosoma pollinicola genome encodes:
- a CDS encoding cell shape determination protein CcmA, translating into MNFTRLNRITGFLLLSGLTSLVLTSCEKDTDGSPQVAPGNPVATAMAPDSAAGGSIVTLTGSGLGDIRTIVFEKQSVPAGFQPTLNTDNALIFRVPTEALGGNQKVTFTNSAGRSVSVDFKVLAFATVSDVSNYDFSKGAEITLTGNNLDDVSAVAFADSVKGISDAATIVSKSQKQLVVKMPASTLSRGTLAITNGTGRVRTKQEFVNLDMAYKVFSDAYGTGFQDASWGDPAAVSTKEFMTGTTSIGKSFQKGNWHLIGFANWSASAIPYSADYTYVTGWIKGASADYSLYLTTDASKAGFGGFDEKNKINVRAGVWNYFKLKLSDIDFWAPGKTLTQVGFRIQGPDKQDETFYFDDVLLVK; encoded by the coding sequence ATGAACTTTACTAGATTAAATCGAATAACGGGCTTTTTGTTGCTGAGTGGCTTAACCAGTCTTGTCCTGACTTCCTGCGAAAAAGATACGGATGGCAGTCCGCAGGTGGCGCCCGGAAATCCTGTCGCCACAGCAATGGCTCCCGACTCGGCGGCCGGTGGCTCCATTGTTACCCTGACCGGTTCCGGCCTTGGCGACATTCGTACCATTGTCTTCGAAAAGCAAAGCGTACCTGCGGGCTTCCAGCCAACATTAAATACCGATAATGCCCTGATTTTTCGAGTTCCTACCGAGGCTTTGGGTGGTAACCAGAAAGTCACCTTCACTAATAGCGCTGGTCGGTCGGTTTCGGTAGACTTCAAAGTGCTGGCCTTTGCAACAGTCTCTGATGTGTCGAATTATGATTTTTCGAAAGGGGCTGAAATTACGCTTACGGGCAATAATCTGGATGATGTGTCTGCCGTTGCGTTTGCCGATTCGGTGAAAGGTATTTCGGATGCTGCCACGATTGTATCGAAATCGCAGAAGCAGCTGGTTGTTAAAATGCCTGCCTCCACACTCAGCCGGGGCACATTGGCCATTACGAATGGAACGGGGCGCGTTCGTACCAAACAGGAGTTCGTGAACCTCGATATGGCGTATAAAGTCTTCTCGGACGCATATGGGACCGGTTTTCAGGATGCTTCCTGGGGTGATCCTGCCGCCGTTTCAACGAAAGAGTTTATGACAGGCACAACGTCTATTGGCAAGAGCTTCCAGAAAGGAAACTGGCATTTGATTGGTTTCGCTAACTGGTCAGCTTCGGCTATACCTTATTCGGCTGATTACACCTACGTGACGGGCTGGATCAAAGGGGCATCCGCTGATTATTCGCTCTACCTGACAACTGATGCCAGTAAAGCTGGTTTCGGAGGCTTTGACGAAAAGAACAAAATCAACGTGAGAGCGGGCGTCTGGAATTACTTCAAGCTCAAATTGTCGGACATTGACTTCTGGGCACCCGGCAAAACCCTGACTCAGGTAGGCTTCCGAATTCAGGGGCCCGACAAACAGGACGAGACGTTCTACTTTGATGATGTTCTGCTGGTTAAGTAA
- a CDS encoding RagB/SusD family nutrient uptake outer membrane protein, with amino-acid sequence MKIKPLYALVLSAMLSSCSKDYIDRPSLSGTTTGNYYNNADEVRAATSTLYSGLPWRNYESRAQDAIGDVMSGNMFTYTDVEYLNFTVSSASERIGASWGAFYKIIGYANVMIKTFEEKKAAGGGAAYLDPAIAECHFIRGMLYFYIGRTWGAAPIITDPGATALSGNFNIPRYIQKDVLRFALEEIKLAEAGLPESDVPGRVTKYAAKGLMAKLYLYSKDYANAKAKADEVINSGKYSLVADYSGMFTKMSMNNNAESLFSIQHQLAQDPWGTGNIKNPDRGAGALRTAEADAWEMYVPSLDLLKEYEFGDLRRKWSVMEQGWTNPNWKPQRANAPKYNAFMANGFKYDTLQPAEDGGSQGPTRANIVKYFAGPGKSFGGDAVLGQNSGNNVVLLRYADILLIYAEATLAGGASTSDAKALDALNKVRSRAGLSPKTAFTQDDILHERRVEFAFEGDYWYDIQRQGYAKAKAMIEKQNRGTVTGATYITNFSEDKMYLPIPSGEIVQDPELGKDPVPYYN; translated from the coding sequence ATGAAAATCAAGCCACTATATGCCCTGGTTCTGTCGGCGATGTTGTCTTCGTGCTCGAAAGACTACATTGACCGGCCCTCCCTATCAGGCACCACAACCGGTAACTATTACAACAATGCGGACGAAGTACGGGCCGCGACAAGTACGCTCTACAGCGGTTTGCCCTGGCGCAATTACGAAAGCCGGGCACAGGATGCTATCGGCGATGTGATGTCGGGCAACATGTTCACCTATACCGATGTCGAGTACCTGAATTTCACGGTATCATCGGCCTCGGAGCGGATTGGGGCTTCATGGGGTGCCTTTTATAAGATCATTGGCTATGCCAACGTAATGATCAAGACTTTCGAAGAGAAGAAAGCTGCCGGTGGTGGTGCCGCTTATCTGGACCCCGCCATTGCCGAATGTCATTTCATTCGGGGTATGCTGTATTTCTATATTGGGCGTACCTGGGGAGCGGCTCCGATCATTACCGATCCGGGTGCAACGGCTCTGTCGGGTAACTTCAACATTCCCCGCTACATTCAGAAGGATGTGTTGCGCTTTGCTCTGGAAGAGATAAAACTGGCCGAAGCGGGTCTGCCCGAATCGGATGTGCCGGGCCGGGTAACGAAATACGCGGCTAAAGGGCTGATGGCGAAATTGTATCTCTACTCCAAAGACTATGCAAACGCGAAAGCCAAGGCCGACGAAGTGATTAATTCCGGAAAGTATAGTCTGGTGGCCGATTACAGTGGGATGTTCACCAAAATGAGCATGAATAACAACGCCGAAAGCTTGTTTTCTATCCAGCATCAACTGGCACAGGACCCCTGGGGAACGGGAAATATTAAAAACCCCGACCGTGGAGCCGGTGCCCTGCGTACTGCCGAAGCCGATGCCTGGGAAATGTACGTTCCGTCGCTGGATTTGCTGAAAGAATATGAATTTGGTGATCTGCGCCGGAAATGGTCGGTAATGGAGCAAGGCTGGACCAACCCGAACTGGAAACCCCAGCGTGCCAATGCGCCGAAGTACAATGCGTTCATGGCTAACGGATTCAAGTACGACACCCTGCAGCCAGCCGAAGATGGCGGAAGCCAGGGCCCAACCCGGGCGAATATCGTTAAATACTTTGCCGGACCGGGCAAAAGCTTCGGGGGTGATGCCGTTTTGGGCCAGAACTCGGGAAACAATGTCGTGTTGCTGCGCTATGCTGATATTCTGCTGATCTACGCCGAGGCTACATTGGCCGGGGGTGCTTCGACCAGTGATGCCAAAGCACTCGACGCCCTGAACAAAGTACGGAGCCGGGCGGGGCTGTCGCCGAAAACGGCATTCACACAGGATGATATTCTGCATGAGCGTCGGGTGGAGTTTGCCTTTGAAGGCGATTACTGGTACGACATTCAACGCCAGGGATATGCCAAGGCGAAAGCGATGATCGAGAAGCAGAACCGGGGAACGGTAACGGGAGCAACGTACATCACCAACTTCTCGGAAGACAAAATGTACCTGCCAATTCCCTCCGGCGAGATCGTTCAGGACCCTGAGCTTGGCAAAGATCCGGTCCCTTACTACAACTAA
- a CDS encoding DUF6607 family protein — MRLSLFVSALFILTCPIYAQTAPKPEDIAAIKGQCGCHDVNFVYAETFAPEKSYIFKDRYTAKGTELVFVDEESGPANRPTKLVIQHLLVVGDSMVVKHWREDWEFQNTSLLKFDQSASWKRIKLTPDQAKGQWAQKVFEVDDSPRYQGSATWVHVDGRTYWESTVDAPLPRREYTKRTDYNVMRRTNHHEIRPDGYVHDQDNDKLIRSEAGDQLLASEKGLNTYQRTDDAKCKAAKDWWAKNRTYWADVRAVWGDVLASRDAIAIKGQVKGQVLGRELDELAATTQKTTYNSASSRQLIRQTIEKYLK; from the coding sequence ATGCGGCTATCCCTATTTGTATCAGCTTTATTCATATTGACCTGTCCCATATACGCGCAAACGGCACCAAAGCCTGAAGACATTGCCGCCATAAAAGGACAGTGCGGATGCCACGACGTTAACTTCGTATATGCCGAGACATTCGCACCCGAAAAGTCGTATATATTTAAGGATAGGTACACGGCCAAAGGCACCGAACTGGTATTCGTTGATGAAGAATCCGGCCCGGCAAATCGACCGACCAAGCTTGTCATTCAACATCTGCTGGTCGTGGGCGATTCAATGGTGGTAAAGCACTGGCGCGAAGATTGGGAATTTCAGAATACGAGTTTGCTCAAGTTCGACCAAAGTGCGTCGTGGAAACGCATAAAGCTTACACCAGACCAGGCAAAAGGGCAGTGGGCACAGAAAGTCTTTGAAGTTGACGATAGCCCACGTTATCAGGGATCGGCGACCTGGGTGCATGTCGATGGCCGCACCTACTGGGAAAGTACCGTCGATGCGCCCCTACCCCGACGTGAATACACCAAACGCACCGACTATAACGTCATGCGCCGAACGAATCACCACGAAATTCGGCCAGACGGGTATGTTCATGATCAGGACAATGATAAACTCATTCGCTCCGAAGCAGGGGATCAGTTGTTAGCGTCTGAAAAAGGATTGAATACGTACCAACGCACAGACGATGCCAAGTGTAAAGCCGCTAAGGACTGGTGGGCAAAAAACCGGACGTACTGGGCCGACGTGCGAGCCGTTTGGGGAGACGTGTTAGCCAGCCGTGACGCCATAGCTATTAAAGGTCAGGTAAAAGGCCAGGTGTTGGGACGAGAGCTGGACGAACTGGCGGCAACAACACAGAAGACGACGTATAATTCGGCGTCGAGTCGTCAGCTAATTCGCCAGACGATTGAGAAGTATTTGAAGTAA
- a CDS encoding SusC/RagA family TonB-linked outer membrane protein gives MNKHMLSGMFVLSSWLAVHAQDRTISRLAQAQQPAVLATTKGAGTGVDKQSDVKALIKGVVSDEKGGTLPGATVSVKGTQLGTTTDVNGAFSINMPAGSKVLVISFIGMKTQEVEVGTRTTLNITMQSGDQSLDEVVVIGYGTAKRSDVTSSITTVKAADLKDIPAAGIDQLLQGKAAGVTVTSNGGQPGGGVSVKVRGVTSINSNDPLFVIDGVPFIGGNTSNSTGYAGLGGGDGQTGNSVMAMLNPNDIESIDVLKDASAQAIYGSQAANGVIMVTTKKGKQGEGKINYEMYTGVSEVARRLNLMKLPDFARYQNEVLPIIGNPVADEFKNPDLLGPGTDWQEAMFQRGAINNHQLSFSGGRDKTTYYLSLNYFDNKGILLGSDFKRYSSRFSLDTQLKSWVKVGISANVSRSIQNVSLADAAEGTIWNGASTSPLVPVKNIDGSWGGGQTVGGVQYNNANLVGNSQYRGNTKTSNNIFGSLYAEFQLLKGLSLRNELSYSLGQDNNIAFQKAGNVGGTSFRSKLIDSRSDSYYYSITNYLNYNLYFKKHGIQATLGHQAQKSYYQSISGTKVDLQANIFDLNTGSADQTTWGLSGGKGQWAMESYFARANYTYDDRFSLSASFRADGSSNFGPNNRWGYFPGVSAGWTLSNEKFMKGDISKVLSYAKLRLGYGIVGNQNFPGGAPNPAYVGAVQFFSGPVGFGSSNMINGIPNPNLKWESVRTANAGVDLGFFNGRIDATIDVYKKVTSDMIIFLTGPNLIGVGDQWDDLKAPLGNAGQMTNTGIDIGITSTNIKKGNFRWKTNVVFTQFTNSYDRAASAASALDGKVYYNNYLITHTTPGRPVGSFWGLVTDGLFRTQADLDASLPQFGYKVNQTETWLGDIRYKDINGDGKIDAQDLTFIGSPLPKFTWGFTNSLNYGDFDFSLFLQGSQGAKAYNFLRWQLEGLNNAYTNQLNTVTDRYTEANQNGALPRFTNTNKNNTAMSDRYIEDASYMRIQNITLGYRLPKTLLNRVKISNLRVYGSIQNLKTFTNYSGYDPEIGAFNNSIKLMNVDTGHYPNPRTFTVGANLQF, from the coding sequence ATGAATAAACATATGCTTTCAGGCATGTTCGTCCTGAGTAGCTGGCTGGCTGTCCACGCTCAGGATCGAACAATTTCCAGACTTGCCCAGGCTCAACAACCTGCTGTTCTGGCTACAACAAAAGGTGCCGGAACAGGCGTCGATAAACAATCGGATGTTAAGGCTCTGATTAAAGGAGTCGTATCCGACGAAAAAGGCGGTACGCTTCCGGGTGCAACAGTATCCGTAAAAGGTACGCAACTCGGAACGACAACGGATGTCAACGGGGCTTTCTCGATCAATATGCCTGCCGGGTCGAAAGTGCTGGTTATCTCGTTTATCGGGATGAAAACGCAGGAAGTTGAGGTGGGCACGCGCACAACGCTCAACATCACCATGCAGTCGGGCGATCAGTCGCTGGACGAAGTCGTCGTTATTGGCTACGGTACGGCCAAACGGTCGGACGTAACATCGTCGATTACCACCGTGAAAGCCGCCGATTTGAAAGACATTCCTGCGGCTGGTATCGATCAGCTGTTGCAGGGGAAAGCTGCCGGTGTAACCGTAACCAGCAATGGTGGTCAGCCGGGTGGTGGTGTTTCGGTGAAGGTTCGTGGGGTAACGTCCATCAATAGCAACGACCCTTTGTTTGTGATCGACGGCGTACCGTTTATTGGCGGTAATACATCGAACAGCACGGGTTATGCCGGTCTGGGCGGTGGCGATGGCCAAACCGGAAACAGCGTAATGGCCATGCTGAACCCCAACGATATTGAGTCGATCGACGTCCTGAAAGATGCTTCAGCGCAGGCTATCTACGGTTCGCAGGCGGCCAACGGGGTAATCATGGTAACCACCAAAAAAGGCAAACAGGGCGAAGGGAAAATCAATTACGAAATGTATACGGGCGTTTCGGAAGTGGCTCGCCGGCTGAATCTGATGAAGCTGCCTGATTTTGCCCGCTACCAGAATGAGGTACTACCCATCATTGGTAACCCGGTTGCCGATGAGTTTAAAAACCCTGATCTGCTCGGGCCAGGTACCGATTGGCAGGAGGCTATGTTCCAGCGCGGTGCGATCAACAACCACCAGTTGAGTTTTTCGGGTGGCCGCGATAAAACGACCTATTACCTGTCGCTGAACTACTTCGACAATAAGGGGATTCTGCTGGGTTCTGATTTCAAGCGGTATTCGTCGCGCTTCAGCCTCGATACACAGCTAAAAAGCTGGGTCAAAGTAGGTATTAGTGCCAACGTATCGCGCAGTATCCAGAATGTGTCCCTGGCCGATGCCGCCGAAGGAACGATCTGGAATGGCGCATCGACCAGCCCATTGGTTCCCGTAAAAAATATTGATGGTTCGTGGGGCGGTGGCCAAACGGTAGGTGGGGTACAATACAACAACGCCAACCTGGTCGGTAATAGCCAGTACCGGGGCAATACCAAAACGTCAAATAACATCTTTGGTAGCCTGTATGCCGAGTTTCAGTTGCTGAAAGGCTTGTCGCTTCGCAACGAATTATCGTATTCGTTAGGTCAGGACAACAACATCGCCTTTCAAAAAGCCGGTAACGTGGGCGGTACGTCGTTCCGCAGTAAACTGATCGACTCGCGGTCGGACAGTTATTACTACTCGATTACCAACTACCTGAATTACAATCTGTACTTCAAGAAACACGGCATTCAGGCTACGTTGGGCCATCAGGCGCAGAAATCCTACTACCAGTCGATTTCGGGTACTAAAGTTGATTTGCAGGCAAACATCTTTGACCTCAACACCGGTAGCGCCGACCAGACAACCTGGGGCCTGAGTGGGGGTAAAGGCCAGTGGGCTATGGAGTCGTACTTCGCCCGCGCCAATTATACATACGATGATCGTTTCTCGCTTTCGGCCAGTTTCCGGGCCGATGGTTCCTCGAACTTCGGGCCTAACAATCGCTGGGGTTACTTCCCCGGTGTATCGGCTGGCTGGACATTGTCAAACGAGAAATTCATGAAAGGGGATATCTCGAAAGTGCTGAGCTATGCTAAACTTCGTCTGGGCTACGGTATTGTTGGTAACCAGAACTTCCCCGGCGGGGCACCAAACCCTGCCTATGTGGGCGCTGTTCAGTTCTTCTCCGGCCCGGTGGGTTTCGGTTCGTCGAATATGATCAATGGTATTCCGAACCCGAATCTGAAATGGGAGTCGGTTAGAACGGCCAATGCGGGTGTCGACCTTGGCTTCTTTAACGGCCGCATCGACGCTACGATTGATGTGTACAAGAAAGTAACATCGGACATGATCATCTTCCTGACCGGTCCAAACCTGATTGGGGTAGGCGACCAGTGGGATGATCTGAAAGCGCCACTGGGTAATGCGGGACAGATGACGAATACCGGCATTGATATTGGCATTACATCGACCAACATCAAAAAGGGTAATTTCAGATGGAAGACCAATGTTGTGTTCACACAATTTACCAACAGCTATGACCGGGCCGCCAGTGCAGCTTCGGCACTGGATGGTAAGGTGTATTACAACAACTACCTCATCACGCACACTACTCCCGGACGCCCGGTTGGCTCGTTCTGGGGTCTGGTAACGGATGGATTGTTCCGTACGCAGGCTGATCTGGACGCCAGTCTGCCGCAGTTTGGCTACAAAGTGAACCAGACCGAAACCTGGCTTGGGGATATTCGCTACAAAGACATTAACGGCGATGGTAAAATTGACGCGCAGGATCTGACCTTCATCGGAAGTCCACTGCCGAAATTCACCTGGGGCTTCACGAATTCACTCAACTATGGCGACTTCGATTTCTCGCTGTTTTTGCAGGGTAGTCAGGGTGCCAAAGCCTATAACTTCCTCCGCTGGCAGTTAGAGGGCCTGAACAATGCCTACACCAACCAGCTGAATACGGTAACGGACCGCTACACCGAAGCTAATCAAAATGGTGCGTTACCCCGGTTCACGAACACCAACAAGAACAACACGGCTATGTCGGATCGGTACATTGAAGATGCATCATACATGCGCATTCAAAATATCACGCTGGGTTACCGGCTTCCCAAGACGCTGTTGAACCGGGTAAAAATAAGCAACCTGCGGGTGTACGGGTCGATTCAAAACCTGAAAACCTTTACGAATTATTCGGGCTACGACCCTGAGATCGGTGCGTTCAACAACAGCATCAAGCTCATGAACGTCGATACCGGTCACTACCCGAACCCACGTACGTTTACAGTAGGCGCTAATCTGCAATTCTAA
- a CDS encoding glycosyl hydrolase, with product MLSDLLTTINQATDRLKGAIPFFLAGWLSFMLPAIVQADPIRVEAEASQGVTLNGVQITNERTGFSGTGYAWGFDDDSNGGDNIVFTVPATAGAYELTIGFYSPYGDKKTRLTVNGVTSEQDLKGTGENFSTLTVGMFQLVEGQNTITIAKDWGYYGIDYIVLTPASVKPPTIVPLVNGRAEVELGDLTGVDIATTNPGYSGAGYVTGFDNATDKVSITVNAPVGLYELTIGYASPYDDKGVDFQVNDERGSGTLKKTASGFSTIGLGKFLLNEGLNTITIYRGWGYYDVDYIQLTPTTAPLPAKPPKILADAQATLSTKGLFSYIVDQYGSKVISGQQDDVEYILEKTGKEPAIGSFDLIDYSPSRVQFGTTPQRSSEDIIKWAKKGEGRGIVSLMWHWNAPTDLINQAPDKLWWRGFYTDATTFDIAAVLADKKGERYQLILRDIDAIALQLKKFQAADVPVLWRPLHEAAGGWFWWGAKGSGPLKELWHILYDRLTNYHQLHNLIWVYTATDTFNADWYPGDQYVDVVGMDIYADPTANMSGNWASAQAQLNGKKLVTLSETGNLPNPDKIRGFGTWWSWFSVWTGTDYIKKQPIDLLKAVFTDKDVITRDELPNWRPPVTLKVQYQDDDKGNATNTTIRPNLLLINEGSAPIPYSELSVRYWFTAENFAGISAWVDYSQLGSNKLKTKYVALPQPRNGATGYLEYSFDPSAGNLATGNSGAIQSRFVTSDYSNLNEKDDYSYRTTNGYVLNDHITLYRTAPGGVPQLIWGVEPDVIPSVVKLKAYTQNRNSATSNSTINTYLTIVNEGNVPVAYSDLSVRYWFTSEGAQPLTFILDYAKVGNGNVTGQFVRNVGRSKADSYLELNIKPALGSLYPSSTTGPIQYRIAKADWSTFNESNDYSYKPTAAMDTNSHVTVYYKDPNGVTQLVYGTEPAAISGGRSGVAEKTSLQVTILGNPVAGDKADVEVRGAVGESLKFIVSDAKGTQLLTKEVGQAAEVETHSLQLGKATGVYFVRVSTPDEAVTIKVVKP from the coding sequence ATGCTTTCTGATTTACTCACAACAATCAATCAGGCGACTGATCGCCTAAAGGGAGCAATCCCTTTTTTTTTGGCCGGATGGCTGAGTTTTATGCTGCCTGCAATCGTGCAGGCCGACCCAATTCGGGTAGAAGCGGAAGCCAGTCAGGGCGTTACGCTTAATGGGGTGCAGATAACGAATGAGCGAACGGGGTTTTCCGGAACCGGTTATGCCTGGGGTTTTGATGACGACAGCAACGGGGGCGATAACATTGTCTTTACCGTTCCCGCAACCGCCGGAGCTTATGAACTGACGATCGGATTTTATTCGCCTTATGGCGACAAAAAGACCCGGCTCACCGTCAATGGCGTTACCAGCGAGCAGGACCTGAAAGGTACGGGCGAAAATTTCAGTACCCTTACAGTCGGTATGTTTCAACTGGTCGAGGGGCAGAACACGATCACTATTGCGAAAGACTGGGGGTATTACGGCATCGACTACATTGTACTCACCCCCGCATCTGTTAAACCGCCTACGATTGTCCCGCTGGTAAATGGTCGGGCTGAAGTTGAGTTGGGTGATTTGACCGGAGTAGATATTGCAACAACCAATCCGGGCTATTCGGGGGCAGGTTATGTAACAGGCTTCGATAACGCGACCGATAAAGTAAGTATTACGGTCAATGCACCCGTTGGTCTGTATGAACTGACCATTGGCTATGCATCTCCTTATGACGATAAGGGCGTCGATTTTCAGGTTAATGACGAGCGGGGGAGTGGCACACTGAAGAAAACGGCTTCTGGATTCAGTACCATCGGCCTCGGGAAGTTTCTGCTGAACGAAGGACTAAACACCATCACAATTTACCGGGGATGGGGGTATTATGATGTTGACTACATTCAGCTAACACCAACCACGGCCCCCTTACCGGCCAAACCACCCAAAATACTTGCCGATGCGCAGGCTACCTTATCGACTAAAGGCTTGTTTTCCTATATCGTTGATCAATACGGGAGCAAAGTGATCTCGGGTCAGCAGGATGACGTGGAGTATATACTGGAAAAAACGGGTAAAGAGCCCGCCATTGGTTCGTTCGATCTAATCGACTATTCGCCCAGCCGTGTCCAGTTCGGAACAACACCCCAGCGGAGTAGCGAGGATATCATCAAATGGGCAAAAAAAGGCGAAGGCCGGGGTATCGTGAGCCTGATGTGGCACTGGAATGCCCCAACCGACCTAATTAACCAAGCCCCTGATAAACTCTGGTGGCGCGGTTTTTATACCGATGCCACAACGTTCGACATTGCCGCCGTGCTGGCTGATAAAAAAGGGGAGCGCTACCAGCTCATCCTGCGCGACATTGATGCCATTGCCCTGCAATTGAAGAAATTCCAGGCCGCCGATGTGCCTGTGCTCTGGCGCCCACTGCATGAAGCGGCTGGCGGCTGGTTCTGGTGGGGTGCCAAAGGGTCAGGTCCACTCAAAGAACTCTGGCATATTTTATACGACCGGCTCACCAACTATCACCAGCTGCACAACCTGATTTGGGTATACACCGCTACGGATACGTTCAATGCCGACTGGTATCCGGGCGATCAGTACGTCGATGTTGTAGGCATGGATATTTATGCTGACCCTACGGCGAATATGAGCGGGAACTGGGCCAGCGCACAAGCGCAGCTAAATGGTAAAAAGCTGGTGACCTTATCGGAAACCGGCAATCTGCCGAACCCGGATAAAATTCGTGGTTTTGGCACATGGTGGTCGTGGTTTTCGGTCTGGACCGGAACCGACTACATCAAAAAACAGCCAATTGATTTGCTGAAAGCTGTCTTTACGGACAAAGACGTTATCACGCGGGACGAACTCCCCAACTGGCGGCCACCCGTAACCCTGAAAGTGCAGTATCAGGATGATGATAAAGGCAACGCCACGAATACCACCATCCGGCCAAATCTACTACTGATCAATGAAGGGTCGGCCCCGATTCCGTACAGTGAACTCAGCGTTCGGTACTGGTTCACCGCCGAAAATTTTGCGGGAATAAGTGCCTGGGTCGATTATTCGCAACTGGGTAGCAACAAGTTGAAAACTAAATATGTAGCACTACCGCAGCCACGCAACGGCGCTACCGGTTATCTCGAATACAGCTTCGACCCATCGGCGGGCAATCTGGCAACGGGAAATTCCGGGGCTATTCAGTCGCGGTTTGTTACCAGTGATTATTCGAACCTGAACGAAAAGGACGACTATTCGTATCGGACCACAAACGGCTACGTGCTCAATGACCACATTACGCTATACCGTACAGCTCCGGGTGGCGTACCACAGCTCATCTGGGGCGTTGAACCCGATGTTATTCCGTCTGTTGTGAAGCTAAAAGCGTATACCCAGAACAGGAACAGTGCCACCAGCAACAGCACCATTAATACATACCTGACCATAGTCAACGAGGGTAACGTGCCCGTTGCCTACAGCGATCTATCGGTACGGTACTGGTTTACGTCGGAAGGGGCACAACCCTTGACTTTCATACTCGATTACGCTAAGGTTGGCAATGGCAATGTGACAGGTCAGTTTGTGCGGAATGTTGGCAGGAGCAAGGCGGATAGTTACCTGGAATTAAACATAAAACCCGCTCTGGGCAGCCTGTACCCGTCAAGTACCACCGGACCTATTCAATATCGGATTGCCAAGGCAGACTGGTCTACATTTAACGAAAGCAATGACTATTCGTATAAGCCCACGGCCGCTATGGACACCAATAGTCACGTCACGGTCTATTACAAAGACCCAAACGGCGTAACGCAGCTAGTATATGGAACAGAACCAGCCGCTATCTCTGGAGGACGCTCTGGCGTTGCCGAAAAAACGTCGTTACAGGTAACGATTTTAGGGAATCCTGTGGCAGGTGATAAAGCCGATGTAGAAGTACGTGGTGCCGTAGGCGAATCCCTGAAATTCATTGTGAGCGATGCAAAAGGGACGCAGCTGCTTACCAAAGAAGTTGGGCAGGCGGCTGAGGTAGAGACGCATTCACTTCAACTGGGGAAAGCGACCGGCGTGTATTTTGTAAGGGTTAGTACACCCGACGAAGCCGTTACAATTAAAGTTGTCAAGCCCTGA